The Anaerolineae bacterium genomic interval CGCTTCCCCACCAACTGGCTGACCGAACAGCCCATGGTCACCAGCAGAGCGAGGAGTGCCACCACCAGGATAAGGCTCGAACGCTTGTGCATGGTTACCTCACCTCAACGAATTAGGTTGCGAATCCGGACAGCGTTTCGGCAGAACCGCCCGAAGCACGGCTCATTATAGCATAAGGGCTCAGGCCGGCCAAACTTGGGAGATGGCCTGCCAGACATCCTCCACGCTCACAGCCTCGATACAGCGAAAACGTTGGCAGGTCTCGTTCCAGCGTCCCCGATCGAAGCAGGGAGCGCATTCTGGCGGCTTCCAGACGGCCCGGTGGCCGGCGCCGTAGGGGCCGTAGCGGCGCGGGTCCGAGGGCCCGAACACAGCGACCGTGGGCGTGCCCACGGCGGCGGCCAGATGCATGGCCCCGGTATCATTGCCCACGAAGACGGCCGCCCGCTCCAGCAGGGCGCCCAGCTCGTCAAAGGACAGCTCGCCGGCCATATTGTGCACGTGCTCCAGCTCGCCGGCCAGATGCCGTACCTCCTCCGCCAGCTCGCGATCGCCTGGCCCACCGACGATGATCACCGATGCCCGACGTTCCTGCGCCAGCCGGCGGGCGATCTCCGCATACCGCGGCGCCGGCCAGCGCTTGGCCGAGAGCACCATGCCGGGGTTCTGTCCGCCGGCGGGGTGGATCACCGCCACAGGACGCCCCACCGGCATCATTCCCTGGACCCGCTCCCGGGCGGCCGGCGTCGGATAAAAGGTCGGGCGGGCCCCTGCGGTGGGGATGCCCAGGGCACGCACGCAGGCCAGGTACAGATCCACCTCGTGCATCAGGCCCACCACCGGCACGCGGCGGGTGAGGGCGATGCCTCGGCCGGCGCTGTCCAGCCCCACGCGCCAGGGCACGCCGGCCAGGGCCGGCAGGAGCGCCATGGCGGGGGAGCGGTCCAGCACCAGGCACAGGTCATATCGGCCGGCGCGGATGCGGCGCGCTAGCCCCAGCCATTCCCGCCAGGAATAGGCGCCCTCGCCCACGCGCTCGCAGTCTATCAGACGCCGGAGGTGGGGATGATGTTCCACCGCCGGCCGGGACCAGCGCCCCACGGCGAAGTCTATGGATGCTGTCGGCCAGTGCCGGCGCAGGGCCTCCACGACGGCGGTGGCCATCAGCACGTCGCCGAGACAGCAGGGCTTGAGCACCAGGATGCGGGGATCGGGCGGCAGAGGGCGCGGACTGCCGGCCGGCCACAGCGCGGACAGGATTCGCGATGCCAGGGTGATGGCTGTGTCGCGGAAGGGCATGGCGCATCCTTCAGCGGGAGCTGGCGGCGCGCGGCCGGCGGGTCCGCTGGACCGCACCGCCGCCGGTGTACATGGGCACCAGCATGGCAAACACGGTACAGCGTGTCTGCACCAGTATGCGCGCCCGCAGACGGGGTTCCAGGTCTTCGAGGCGCTGTGCCATGGTGAAGACCGTCGGCAGGCGCATGTTAAAGCGGAAGTTGATGAGCTGATAGAGCTTCTCGCGCGCCCAGGGGGTGGCGCTTTCCAGCCCCAGGTCGTCCAGTACCAGGAAGGGGGCGCGCCGCACTTCCTCGAAGCGCTTGTCAAAGGAAGCCTGGCTGTTGGGGCCGAAGGCCGCGCGCAGATAGTCCAGCAAATCCGGCACGGTGACGAAGACCGCTGGCCGGCCGCGCCGCACCTGCTCGTTGGCGATGGCGGCCGCCAGATGGGTCTTGCCCGTGCCGTGGTCGCCGAAAAAGACCAGCCAGCCGTCCGGATGTTCGGCATAGGAGCGCGCCAGGGCCAGGGCATTGACCAGATTCTCGCGCTCCTCGCGGGTTAGCTCGTGGTCGCGGGTGCTGAAATTCTCGAAGGTCATCTCCGCCACCTGCGCCAGGCTGTTGAGGTTGGTGTGGAGCGCCTCGCTGAGGGTTTGGCCGGACTGGCGGAAGTCGCCGGCGAGAATCGGCACGATGCGGGCGAAATCGGCATCCGTCATGCGGGAGCGGATGCGCGGCTCCAGGTCCTCGAGCTGACAGTTGGAGGTGATGACTGTGGGAAGCCGGTGGTTATAGCGGTAGTTCAAAATCTGGAAGAGCTTTTCCTGTGCCCAGGGAGTGGTGGCCTGGGTACCCAGGTCATCCAGGATGAGCAGGGGGGCCGATCGCACCAGCTCGAAGCGCTCGTCAAAGGTCACCGGGCTGTTGGGAGCGAAGGTGGCGCGCAGGTGATCCAGCAGGTCTGGGACGATGACGAAGAGCGCCGGCTCTCCCCGGGCGATGACCTCGTTGGCGATGGCCGCGGCCAGATGGGTCTTGCCACAGCCATATCCGCCCATGAGGATCAGCCAGCCCTGCGGATGGCGGGCGAACTCCCGGGCGGCCTCGTAGGCGGAGCGCAGGTTGCGGCGCTTATCCTCCGGCAGGCCCAGGCCCTCCGGTAGGAAGGTGTCAAAGGTCATGCGCTCCAGCTCGCCCAGGTTGCTCATGCGGCGAAGCTCGGCGCGGCGCTTTTCCTCCAGCTCCTTGCGCTTGCACTGGCAGGGTATGAGTTTGCCGAAATCGGGGTGATGGACGGGCACGTCGAAGGTGACGTAGCCGGCGCCTTTGCAGATGGGGCAAACCTCTTTGTCCTGCCGGCGCTCAGTGCTTGA includes:
- the waaF gene encoding lipopolysaccharide heptosyltransferase II, producing the protein MPFRDTAITLASRILSALWPAGSPRPLPPDPRILVLKPCCLGDVLMATAVVEALRRHWPTASIDFAVGRWSRPAVEHHPHLRRLIDCERVGEGAYSWREWLGLARRIRAGRYDLCLVLDRSPAMALLPALAGVPWRVGLDSAGRGIALTRRVPVVGLMHEVDLYLACVRALGIPTAGARPTFYPTPAARERVQGMMPVGRPVAVIHPAGGQNPGMVLSAKRWPAPRYAEIARRLAQERRASVIIVGGPGDRELAEEVRHLAGELEHVHNMAGELSFDELGALLERAAVFVGNDTGAMHLAAAVGTPTVAVFGPSDPRRYGPYGAGHRAVWKPPECAPCFDRGRWNETCQRFRCIEAVSVEDVWQAISQVWPA
- a CDS encoding ATP-binding protein; translation: MGVDTSRANTGATSSTERRQDKEVCPICKGAGYVTFDVPVHHPDFGKLIPCQCKRKELEEKRRAELRRMSNLGELERMTFDTFLPEGLGLPEDKRRNLRSAYEAAREFARHPQGWLILMGGYGCGKTHLAAAIANEVIARGEPALFVIVPDLLDHLRATFAPNSPVTFDERFELVRSAPLLILDDLGTQATTPWAQEKLFQILNYRYNHRLPTVITSNCQLEDLEPRIRSRMTDADFARIVPILAGDFRQSGQTLSEALHTNLNSLAQVAEMTFENFSTRDHELTREERENLVNALALARSYAEHPDGWLVFFGDHGTGKTHLAAAIANEQVRRGRPAVFVTVPDLLDYLRAAFGPNSQASFDKRFEEVRRAPFLVLDDLGLESATPWAREKLYQLINFRFNMRLPTVFTMAQRLEDLEPRLRARILVQTRCTVFAMLVPMYTGGGAVQRTRRPRAASSR